A window of Lusitaniella coriacea LEGE 07157 contains these coding sequences:
- a CDS encoding Ppx/GppA phosphatase family protein, which produces MKLAAIDIGTNSIHAIVAEANRDLSFEIIEREKEMAKLGVGVFATKRLSDRAFDLGLDTIRRQVQLADRLGVDDIITAATSAIREARNGEAFLDRVFQETGITPRIISGKEEARLIFLAVRHAIALENDNALVIDIGGGSTELVVGNRQDVLFGSSTKLGVLRLLDMFEDEGAVSKEARGVLEAHIRFIAQNTIKQALDIGFDRVIGTSGTIRTIGEAAHLASGGESLRSVNAEVVQLEDIEKLTQRLLSLKKEKRAKVEGISEKRADAIHLGGFLLVQLLKMAGVKEITLCDASLREGMVLNYLERHPQDVVAFTEQKDLRSRKARQLIQRYDSDWQANRHIADLALQLFDRTKTLHELGKFERDLLEYAALLHDIGEYIRFQRHHKHSRYLVKHGDLRGFNDKEILLIQTIVRYHCKATPTKKHKKFKRLSKPHRHIVRILSGILRIAVGLDKTKNQAVERVSCQVCDKKLIIDVFGAEEINLEVWAARRDRAVLAEALHCEIQIQEQSGTQT; this is translated from the coding sequence GTGAAACTAGCCGCCATCGACATTGGCACTAATTCCATCCACGCGATCGTTGCAGAAGCTAACCGCGATCTCAGTTTTGAGATTATCGAACGCGAAAAAGAAATGGCAAAATTGGGAGTCGGCGTGTTTGCCACAAAGCGATTGAGCGATCGCGCGTTCGATCTCGGTTTGGACACCATTCGCCGCCAAGTTCAACTCGCCGACCGACTCGGCGTAGATGACATTATTACCGCCGCAACCAGCGCCATCCGAGAAGCACGCAACGGAGAAGCATTTTTAGATCGCGTTTTTCAAGAAACGGGAATTACCCCCAGGATTATTTCCGGTAAAGAAGAAGCGCGTTTAATCTTCCTTGCCGTTCGCCACGCGATCGCGCTAGAAAATGACAATGCTCTCGTCATCGATATTGGCGGTGGAAGCACCGAACTCGTGGTAGGCAATCGCCAGGACGTACTATTCGGTAGCAGCACCAAACTCGGCGTTCTGCGTCTGCTGGATATGTTCGAGGACGAAGGCGCAGTCAGTAAAGAAGCACGCGGCGTACTCGAAGCACACATTCGTTTCATCGCACAGAATACCATCAAACAAGCGCTCGACATCGGTTTTGACCGGGTTATCGGCACCTCCGGAACTATCCGCACAATCGGCGAAGCCGCACACTTAGCCTCCGGTGGCGAATCCTTGCGTTCGGTCAACGCAGAAGTCGTCCAGCTTGAAGATATTGAGAAACTAACCCAGCGTTTGTTGAGCCTAAAAAAAGAAAAGCGCGCCAAAGTCGAGGGAATTAGCGAAAAACGCGCCGATGCTATCCATTTAGGCGGATTTCTCCTCGTTCAGTTGCTTAAAATGGCCGGTGTAAAAGAAATAACCCTCTGCGATGCTTCCCTACGAGAAGGGATGGTCCTCAACTATCTCGAACGACATCCCCAAGACGTTGTGGCATTTACCGAACAAAAAGACTTGCGATCGCGCAAAGCCAGACAACTCATCCAGAGGTATGATTCCGATTGGCAGGCAAACCGCCATATTGCCGACCTGGCATTGCAACTCTTCGATCGAACCAAAACACTTCACGAACTTGGCAAGTTTGAGCGGGATCTTTTGGAATACGCCGCACTGCTCCACGATATTGGAGAGTATATCCGTTTTCAACGACATCACAAACACTCGCGCTATTTGGTCAAACACGGCGACTTGCGCGGGTTCAACGACAAAGAAATTCTCCTCATTCAAACCATCGTTCGCTATCATTGCAAAGCGACACCGACCAAGAAACACAAAAAATTCAAACGACTCTCGAAACCTCACCGCCACATCGTGCGCATTCTCTCCGGTATTTTGAGAATTGCAGTGGGACTCGATAAGACCAAAAATCAAGCTGTCGAACGGGTTAGTTGCCAAGTGTGCGATAAAAAACTAATTATTGATGTATTCGGTGCAGAAGAGATTAATCTAGAAGTTTGGGC
- a CDS encoding mechanosensitive ion channel family protein: protein MRKFLLELSIRLGLFIIGTTLSPLFGRTLPFVFWWLLRLARRFVSIDIASVYSDFVRPVRNALVTVGTLIFITLCLNVLEKYSRLYQFLGFFIYLALAVSIAWFASRVAQRVIRLYAVDLVQKSGGQVNEIALVFETLTNVVIVLFAIVVFAQGLQLNLVALSASIGIGGVAVAFAARQALERLVGTIELFLDRPYQPGEYIQVNFNPYSEDVYGRVESIGLRSTKIRTAGRNTLVIVPNSIMAGKHIENISRGKKVVAMLYLDFSRPLEEAEKALVKRVVIESTSAFWGIEKANTRIRFSPLENGIGTRVRINFFLTSSGEDSLNLRKRLVELADREIARQLSTYNLNFSTPEPMVYIDSPMTI from the coding sequence ATGCGAAAGTTTCTTCTCGAACTCAGTATCAGATTGGGACTTTTCATTATTGGTACGACGCTATCGCCACTATTTGGGAGGACATTACCTTTTGTTTTTTGGTGGCTTCTTCGGCTTGCTCGGCGATTTGTTTCTATCGATATTGCGAGCGTTTATAGTGACTTTGTTAGACCCGTCAGAAATGCACTCGTCACCGTGGGAACGTTGATTTTCATAACGCTTTGCTTGAACGTACTAGAAAAATATAGTAGACTCTATCAATTTTTAGGCTTCTTTATTTATTTGGCATTAGCGGTTAGTATTGCTTGGTTCGCATCGCGCGTTGCCCAAAGAGTCATTCGCCTTTATGCTGTCGATCTCGTTCAAAAATCTGGCGGACAGGTAAACGAAATAGCGTTGGTTTTTGAAACCTTAACGAATGTCGTTATTGTTTTATTTGCGATTGTTGTTTTTGCTCAAGGATTGCAATTGAATTTGGTTGCCCTGTCTGCGAGTATTGGGATTGGTGGGGTTGCCGTTGCCTTTGCCGCGCGACAAGCGCTAGAACGTTTAGTGGGAACAATAGAACTCTTTTTAGACCGACCCTATCAACCCGGAGAATATATTCAAGTAAATTTCAATCCTTATAGCGAAGATGTGTACGGTCGCGTGGAATCAATTGGTTTGCGATCGACTAAAATTCGCACTGCCGGTCGTAACACATTAGTTATTGTTCCCAATTCAATTATGGCAGGAAAACATATTGAAAATATCAGTCGGGGAAAGAAAGTTGTTGCAATGCTTTATTTGGATTTTTCTCGACCTTTAGAAGAGGCTGAAAAAGCATTAGTCAAAAGGGTTGTTATCGAGAGTACGAGTGCATTTTGGGGAATTGAAAAAGCGAACACGAGAATTCGGTTTTCCCCCTTGGAAAATGGCATCGGAACCCGCGTGCGGATCAATTTTTTCCTGACAAGTTCGGGGGAAGATTCCCTCAATTTACGCAAACGATTGGTTGAATTAGCCGATCGCGAGATCGCACGACAACTTTCAACCTATAATTTAAACTTCTCAACCCCAGAACCAATGGTCTATATCGATTCGCCAATGACCATTTAA